The following are from one region of the Aspergillus luchuensis IFO 4308 DNA, chromosome 4, nearly complete sequence genome:
- the vac8 gene encoding protein anchor VAC8 (BUSCO:EOG09261JUE;~COG:U;~EggNog:ENOG410PG4R;~InterPro:IPR016024,IPR011989,IPR000225;~PFAM:PF04826,PF13513,PF00514;~go_function: GO:0005515 - protein binding [Evidence IEA]) — protein MSGITNACLSCFSTVDRWCHISACLGPIGGRSRDGIYETTLADNEREAVSDLLGYLENRTETDFFAGEPLRALSTLVYSDNVDLQRSASLTFAEITERDVREVDRDTLEPILFLLQSSDIEVQRAASAALGNLAVNADNKVLIVALGGLAPLIRQMMSPNVEVQCNAVGCITNLATHEDNKAKIARSGALGPLIRLAKSKDMRVQRNATGALLNMTHSDDNRQQLVNAGAIPVLVQLLSSPDVDVQYYCTTALSNIAVDSSNRKRLAQTESRLVQSLVHLMDSSTPKVQCQAALALRNLASDEKYQLEIVRAKGLPPLLRLLQSSYLPLILSAVACIRNISIHPLNESPIIDAGFLKPLVDLLGSTDNEEIQCHAISTLRNLAASSDRNKELVLQAGAVQKCKDLVLRVPLSVQSEMTAAIAVLALSDELKPHLLNLGVFDVLIPLTESESIEVQGNSAAALGNLSSKVGDYSIFVRDWADPNGGIHGYLNRFLASGDPTFQHIAIWTLLQLLESEDQRLIGYIAKSDDIVQMVKSISDKNIESDEEDAEDGEGEVIALARRCLEFLGNGHKLVEA, from the exons AGGACCGAGACCGACTTCTTCGCCGGTGAACCCCTTCGGGCCTTGAGCACCCTCGTCTATTCCGACAATGTCGATCTCCAACGAAGTGCCAGTCTGACATTCGCTGAAATCACGGAAAGAG ATGTGCGCGAGGTCGATCGAGACACGTTGGAgcccatcctcttcttgttgCAGAGTTCGGACATTGAAGTTCAACGTGCTGCTAGTGCAGCACTAGGTAACCTGGCTGTAAATG CGGACAATAAGGTGCTGATCGTCGCTCTGGGAGGACTGGCTCCTCTAATACGGCAGATGATGTCACCAAATGTGGAAGTGCAATGCAATGCGGTCGGTTGCATTACAAACTTGGCTACCCATGAGGATAATAAGGCTAAGATCGCTCGATCCGGTGCCTTGGGCCCGCTGATCCGTCTAGCCAAGTCGAAGGACATGCGTGTACAACGAAATGCCACGGGGGCGTTGCTGAATATGACACACTCGG ATGATAACCGACAACAACTTGTCAACGCCGGCGCTATCCCCGTTCTTGTTCAATTGCTCTCCTCTCCCGATGTGGATGTACAATACTACTGCACTACCGCCCTCAGTAACATCGCTGTCGACTCGTCGAATCGCAAGCGCCTGGCTCAAACCGAGTCCAGGCTGGTTCAATCACTGGTGCACCTGATGGATTCGTCAACACCCAAGGTCCAATGCCAAGCGGCGTTGGCACTGCGCAACCTTGCCTCGGACGAGAAATACCAGCTCGAAATTGTTCGAGCCAAGGGTCTTCCGCCCCTCTTGCGACTGCTGCAGTCATCCTACCTTCCTCTCATCCTATCCGCCGTCGCGTGTATCCGCaacatctccatccatcccctgaACGAATCGCCTATCATCGATGCGGGCTTCCTCAAGCCCCTGGTGGACCTGCTGGGATCGACCGACAATGAAGAGATTCAGTGTCACGCCATCTCGACCCTCCGGAACCTTGCCGCAAGCTCGGATCGAAACAAGGAGCTGGTCCTGCAGGCCGGCGCTGTTCAGAAGTGCAAGGACCTCGTCCTCCGTGTGCCCCTCAGCGTTCAGTCGGAAATGACTGCTGCGATCGCGGTTCTGGCTCTGAGCGACGAGTTAAAACCGCATCTCCTTAATCTGGGGGTGTTTGACGTCCTGATTCCTTTGACGGAATCGGAAAGCATCGAAGTGCAAGGGAACAGCGCTGCGGCGCTGGGAAATCTCTCCTCTAAAG TGGGTGACTACTCCATCTTTGTGCGTGATTGGGCAGACCCGAATGGAGGTATTCACGGCTACCTCAACCGCTTCCTCGCCAGTGGCGACCCGACATTCCAGCATATCGCCATCTGGACTCTGCTTCAACTTCTGGAATCAGAGGATCAAAGACTCATCGGATATATCGCCAAGTCTGACGATATCGTTCAGATGGTCAAGTCCATCTCCGACAAGAATATCGAatcggacgaggaggatgctgaAGACGGGGAAGGCGAGGTCATTGCGCTGGCTCGGCGATGCCTCGAATTCCTTGGGAACGGTCACAAGCTTGTAGAAGCCTAA